One genomic window of Misgurnus anguillicaudatus chromosome 12, ASM2758022v2, whole genome shotgun sequence includes the following:
- the LOC141368961 gene encoding uncharacterized protein, translating into MSQILNLKDNELDQLANFLGHDIRVHRDFYRLPDATIEIAKISKLLLAMEIGTLGSFQGKSLSEIEIEDEIDPELDEEEVSDEEDEESDSLHGVNGNKKRVDHVKSTQDEETESSNGKQKMPPNEPVSSTGKRKMPPNDPVSSTEAKSRRIVKRPWTTNEVNAVMKHFKVQISKGHLATKAECEQCKTAEDPVLRERTVQNIRDFVRNQGLMLKKNCS; encoded by the exons TTTGGGCCATGACATTCGGGTCCATAGAGACTTTTATCGGTTGCCAGATGCAACTATAGAAATTGCAAAAATCTCAAAGCTGCTACTGGCAATGGAGATAGGAACCCTTGGAAGTTTCCAAGGAAAGTCTCTTAGTGAAATTGAGATTGAAG ATGAAATTGATCCTGAATTAGATGAGGAAGAAGTAAGTGATGAAGAAGACGAAGAATCGGATTCTCTCCATGGAGTAAATG gAAACAAAAAAAGGGTGGACCATGTAAAGTCGACCCAGGATGAGGAGACCGAAAGTTCCAACG GAAAACAAAAAATGCCCCCCAATGAACCAGTCAGCTCCACAG GAAAACGAAAAATGCCCCCAAATGACCCTGTCAGCTCCACAG AGGCCAAATCAAGGAGAATAGTGAAAAGGCCATGGACCACCAATGAAGTGAATGCCgttatgaaacattttaaagtcCAAATTTCAAAGGGACATCTCGCAACAAAGGCAGAGTGTGAGCAGTGCAAGACTGCAGAGGACCCGGTGCTAAGAGAAAGAACTGTACAAAACATCAGGGATTTCGTGAGGAACCAAGGTTTGatgttgaaaaaaaattgttcttaG